From the Anguilla anguilla isolate fAngAng1 chromosome 6, fAngAng1.pri, whole genome shotgun sequence genome, one window contains:
- the opn8c gene encoding opsin 8, group member c: protein MWGNWTARPQLDGNNISIFVSKLTPGGDMGVGFAILTVVLLSLLGNGLVLAISYRRRKKMAGPELLCVNLAVNDFLSCILFYPLSILSSFSHSWLGCQLTCTYYGLGCFTFGLCGMFTIAAISVTRYLKTCYHLPYVLLEGASMRLVCCGSWLVAAGWSCFPLLGWGEYVPEPHGLSCTVAWKRYHASVKDAAYVICSFACFTFVPVVLIVASQCRILLTVYRVSSALSTRGIHTHLRNAERRLSVMFFCISLGFIVAWAPYAVVSFLSIFGGDDGRMAPAGYVFPALFAKSSHVYNPFIYFYFNKVFRRELWGLLRALGPLGRRNRVGVRPPPGPWTQHPIQIQLQEHGLVQEARCPSSLGGSWRPHGLPVHSCWVSKIRVSPVNADPAPPREFLPMSA from the exons ATGTGGGGAAACTGGACCGCGCGCCCGCAACTCGATGGGAACAATATTTCGATCTTTGTGTCTAAACTCACTCCAGGCGGCGATATGGGGGTTGGATTCGCAATCCTGACCGTCG tgctgctgtctctcCTTGGCAACGGGCTGGTGTTGGCCATCTCATAccggaggaggaagaagatggCGGGCCCggagctgctgtgtgtgaacCTGGCGGTGAACGACTTCCTGTCCTGCATCCTGTTCTACCCGCTCTCCATCCTGTCGTCTTTCAGCCACTCCTGGCTGGGCTGCCAGCTGACCTGCACCTACTACGGCCTGGGCTGCTTCACCTTCGGCCTGTGCGGCATGTTCACCATCGCCGCCATCAGCGTCACCCGCTACCTGAAGACCTGCTACCACCTGCCGTACG TGTTGCTAGAGGGCGCCAGCATGCGGCTGGTGTGCTGTGGCAGCTGGCTGGTGGCGGCGGGCTGGTCCTGCTTCCCGCTGCTGGGCTGGGGGGAGTACGTGCCCGAGCCCCACGGCCTGTCCTGCACCGTCGCCTGGAAACGCTACCACGCCTCCGTCAAAGACGCCGCCTACGTCATCTGCTCCTTCGCCTGCTTCACCTTCGTCCCCGTGGTCCTCATCGTGGCCTCGCAGTGCCGGATCCTGCTCACGGTGTACCGCGTCTCCTCGGCTCTGTCCACACGCGGgatccacacacacctgcgcaacGCAGAGCGCCGGCTGTCTGTG ATGTTCTTCTGCATCAGCCTGGGTTTCATCGTGGCGTGGGCGCCCTACGCCGTGGTCTCCTTCCTGTCCATCTTCGGCGGGGACGACGGCCGCATGGCGCCGGCTGGCTACGTCTTCCCCGCGCTCTTCGCCAAGAGCTCGCACGTGTACAACCCCTTCATCTACTTCTACTTCAACAAGGTGTTCCGGCGGGAGCTGTGGGGCCTGCTCCGGGCCCTGGGTCCGCTGGGGCGGCGAAACCGGGTCGGGGTGCGACCCCCGCCCGGCCCCTGGACCCAGCACCCCATCCAGATCCAGCTGCAGGAGCACGGCCTGGTCCAGGAGGCCCGCTGTCCCAGCAGCCTCGGCGGCAGCTGGCGCCCCCACGGCCTGCCGGTCCACTCCTGCTGGGTGTCCAAAATCAGGGTCAGTCCCGTCAACGCAGACCCCGCGCCCCCCCGGGAGTTTTTACCCATGTCTGCGTGA